The genome window GAATAGGTAAACGCTTCTCCATACAGGCCCCCTTTGCGACAATTCTAGCAGCGAAGAAGAGATCCACAGTCGCCGAATGACCTGACACTTTTGTAACTTGAACCTATATAATTGTAATCAGTATAAACGGAGGTGAAATCGTGAAGACAAGGTTCGCACTGATAGTGGTTCTTCTTATTGCAGTTATTTCATCGGCAGGGTTACTGAACAACCCCGAGAACAGGTTCAAACTCGAGCTTGATTACGAGATCGGATTTACGGGAGTGATCTTCCACACCATTCAGTTCGGTCAGACGGGAACCGTTCTTAACTACGTGAAAGACGGCGGTCAGGACGTTCTCTTTCCGTATCAGAGGTACACCGCCGGACTGAGTATCGGCAAGCACACGGTTTACTTTCTGTATCAGCCGCTCACCGTTCAGTCAAAGGTTCAGCTTAAGAACGATCTGGTTGTTGACGGTGTCACCTTTCCAGCAGGAAGCGGAATCCTCTTGAACTACGGCTTCCCGTTCTACAGGGTTAGATACACTTACGACGTCTTGAGAAAGGGCAACAGCTATCTTGCCCTCGGTCTCTCGCTTCAGTTGAGAAATGCAGATATCTATTTCGAGTCTCTCGACGGAACGAAGTTCGTCGATAATAAAAACGTCGGCCCAGTTCCTATTATCAAAGTGAAGGGCGCGTACTGGCTGAACAAAAAGGCTTACCTCGCTGCCGACATCGACGGTTTCTACGCCTCCAGCAGGTTCATTAACGGAGCTGACTTCGACTTCGAGGGTTCGGTGCTGGACGCCTCTCTAAGAGCCGGCCTGTTTCTGACGGATTATTTCGAAACCTATTTCAATGTACGTTTCATAGGTGGAACCGCTAAGGGCACTTCCGAAAACTCCGGCAGCCCCGACGGCTTCACCGACAACAGACTGCGACCATTAACTTCAGCATAGGCTTCCAGCTGAAGTAGGTTATTGAATTTAAGACGCCGGCCTAAAGGGCTGGTCTTTTTTTGTGTTGTACTCGATCTTAAGTTAAATTACGGCTTCAGAAAAGACTCAATCTCGATCTGTATCCGTTCAGTAGTTCAGTCTCAATTGATGGTTGCCTCATACTAGCTCACCCGTATTCGAAATGTAATTCAAAATGAGATTTGCTATCGAAAGCATTTTTTGATATTCTAGTATCAATGTCATCGAGTGAGGTCAATATTATGGAACATTTCAAGGCTTTCAAAAAAGTGGACGAGATTTTCGAGCTGTTCTTTGAGCAAAGCAAATGGAGACTCAGCGACATAGTGGACAGGTTAGGTTATCCCAAAGCCACCGTTCATCATATTCTTGCAGCAATGACAGAGCTGGATTACCTAACGAAGGACAGGAACTTCTATATGCTCGGAAACAGGATTCTCCAGTTGAGTGGACTCATGAGAAGGAACCTCGAGTTCAGAGAAGTGGCTCTGCCGTACCTTGAGGAACTCAGAAATGAAATCAACGAGACTATTCATCTTACATCGCTATTCAGAGATCAAGTGATTTACATCGAATGTCTCCATCCGACTCACGCACTTCGTCCGCACTCGACGGTCGGTGTCACCGCTTCAATGTACTGCACAGGCGTCGGGAAGGCATTGCTCGCCTTTCAACCGAACTCTTATGTCGACGGTTATCTGGAAAGAGTTACCCTGGCAAGAAGAACCGACAATACCATCACCGACAAGGAGCAGCTCAGAAAAGAGCTAGAGTGGATAAGAGAACACGGCTATGCGTATGACAGGATCGAACAGGAGGAAAACATAAAGTGCCTTGCCGCACCCATATTGGACAATCACGGAGTCGCGAAGTATGCCGTAAGCATTGCCGGGCCTTCTAATAGAATGACCGACGAAGCAATTGAAAGATACAAGGAACCCTTTTTGAAGACAATAGAAAAGCTTAACAGGCTGTTTATTGATTTCGAGACCTGAGGCTCAAAGAATTCTATTCTGCCTTTGCTTCTAGGAACAACGACCTTCTTTCAAGATAGCCCCGCAGGAGAGAGATTACCTCTGTTTAACAGTCATAATTAACCCAGATACTTTCCAAACGTCCCTAAATGGTCTTGGAAATTACCAACAGATTTGGTAAATTTAAATGTAGTTACCACATTGTTGAATGTTGTTCTATATTATTGAACTATTCGAACCATTTCCAATGCGTACTTTTTAGGACGCAATCCATACGTGAAAGGGGAATTGAGATGAAAAAACTGTTTGTTTTGATCGTTGTAGCCTGTATGTTTGTTTCGTTTGGTCTTGCAGCTACAACGCTGGAAAACGTAGTTAAGAGCGGAAAGTTGACCGTTGCAACTGATATGACTGCTGTACCTATGCAGTACAGGGACGCTTCGGGAAATCCAACGGGATTCACCGTCGAGCTTATGGAACTTGCAGCCAGCGAGATGGGTGTCGAACTGGTTTGGCAGGACATGGCATGGGAAAGCCTTATTCCTTCATTGCTCTCGGGAAAAGTCGACATGATAGCTGCAAATATGTCGATGACTCTAACGAGAATGAAGTCTATAAGATTCTCCGACCCATTCTTCCTTACGGGAATTGTTGCTATTGCCAGAAAGGACTCTCCTCTTCAGAGCTGGAAAGAACTCGCCGATCCTTCAGTCAAGATGGGCGCGACAATGGGTTCTGTTCACGCGGATTTCATTGAACAGGAATGGGGCAAAGATGCTTCTCTGTACGACAATCTTGCAGAATGGATGACGGACATCAAGTTGGGTAGAATTGACTCGGTCAT of Mesotoga infera contains these proteins:
- a CDS encoding IclR family transcriptional regulator, whose amino-acid sequence is MLSKAFFDILVSMSSSEVNIMEHFKAFKKVDEIFELFFEQSKWRLSDIVDRLGYPKATVHHILAAMTELDYLTKDRNFYMLGNRILQLSGLMRRNLEFREVALPYLEELRNEINETIHLTSLFRDQVIYIECLHPTHALRPHSTVGVTASMYCTGVGKALLAFQPNSYVDGYLERVTLARRTDNTITDKEQLRKELEWIREHGYAYDRIEQEENIKCLAAPILDNHGVAKYAVSIAGPSNRMTDEAIERYKEPFLKTIEKLNRLFIDFET
- a CDS encoding amino acid ABC transporter substrate-binding protein, encoding MKKLFVLIVVACMFVSFGLAATTLENVVKSGKLTVATDMTAVPMQYRDASGNPTGFTVELMELAASEMGVELVWQDMAWESLIPSLLSGKVDMIAANMSMTLTRMKSIRFSDPFFLTGIVAIARKDSPLQSWKELADPSVKMGATMGSVHADFIEQEWGKDASLYDNLAEWMTDIKLGRIDSVMDDEMICIELVNKNPDLKILDGYVRPDTYGLAFRQDKDSDSLVEWFNWFLKWEKLTGEYGKIYEKYVGKAWEPSFIID